The region TATTGCGGGGACGGGGGTTTCTTTGCGGTTTGGGTTTTGGTGCCGGGGGCTGTTCCGGGCGGGCGTGCAGGGATTTCTGGTAGAGTTCGTCAAGCAGCATGCCTACCAGCGTGCATTGTTCTTCATCTTCGGCCAGTTGCCGGACCAGATCTTTATAGCGTCCGATACGTTCTCTTTCAAGTATTGTCCGTGAACGGAATTGACCTTCAAGGATTGTAGTCAGCCTTTCATTGATGGTCTCCAACACCTGCTTATCGTCCGGAAGTTCGCGGACTTCAAAATTGATATTGTAGGCTGCGGCGATGCGTTGCAGTTCAATTTTCTGGATCACATCCACGAGGGAAATGGCCACCCCGGAAGAACCTGCGCGTCCGGTGCGTCCTGCACGGTGGATGTATGATTCTTTGTCCTCGGGAGGCTCATACATAATCACGTGAGAGAGGTCCGGCACGTCGATACCGCGAGCTGCAATGTCGGTGGCCACGAGAAAACGTACTTTTCCTGAGCGAAGCTCGGAAAGAACCCGTTCCCGTTTGGACTGTGAAAGGTCAGAGGTCAGGTCCGCGGCATTGAATCCGAAATTATTAAGTACGGCGGAGACAAATTCAACATTGGCTTTGGTATTGCAAAATATGATGGCAGAAGTCGGGTTCTCGATCTCCAAAATTCGCATGAGATGACGTTCTTTGCCCATGGATGGAACTTCGTAATAGGCGTGGTCAATCTCGGTAACATGCACCTGTTTGCTGCTCAGGCTGAGCAACTGCGGCTTGTACATGAATTCTTTGGAGAGCCTGATGACATGTTCGGGAAATGTTGCGGAAAACATGTAAGCGGATATCGGGCGGCGCGGCAGGTAGGATTTTACTTCGCGCATATCCGGATAGAATCCGATTGAAAGCATGCGGTCGGCTTCGTCGAAAATCAGGGTTTCGAGGTCTTCCAGGTCGAAGGTGCGTCGCAGCAGGTGATCCAGAATTCTGCCC is a window of Maridesulfovibrio sp. DNA encoding:
- a CDS encoding DEAD/DEAH box helicase is translated as MTNSKDDQDAKKMHNEKVHDEPDKVVEPEEALPEITVEDLPPSILNALDKTGWDKLTPVQSKSLPYQLSNRDLMVQAKTGSGKTGAFVLPLLEKLDPNINYTQALILVPTRELARQVEREAELIFKGSGLRVLSVYGGVGYGHQREELEKGAHMVVGTPGRILDHLLRRTFDLEDLETLIFDEADRMLSIGFYPDMREVKSYLPRRPISAYMFSATFPEHVIRLSKEFMYKPQLLSLSSKQVHVTEIDHAYYEVPSMGKERHLMRILEIENPTSAIIFCNTKANVEFVSAVLNNFGFNAADLTSDLSQSKRERVLSELRSGKVRFLVATDIAARGIDVPDLSHVIMYEPPEDKESYIHRAGRTGRAGSSGVAISLVDVIQKIELQRIAAAYNINFEVRELPDDKQVLETINERLTTILEGQFRSRTILERERIGRYKDLVRQLAEDEEQCTLVGMLLDELYQKSLHARPEQPPAPKPKPQRNPRPRNKSYRGKPNQGGKPQNKGKSGYSNKNRR